The sequence below is a genomic window from Salvelinus sp. IW2-2015 linkage group LG10, ASM291031v2, whole genome shotgun sequence.
aaggatactggtctgtagttgttgacatcggagggatcgagttgTAGGTTTTTcgagggtgcaactctcgctctcttgagacggaaggacgtagccagcggtcaaggatgagttgatgaggcgAGGTgtaggtaagggagaaggtctcgcgaaatggtctggaggagagagaggggatgggtcAAGCGCGGGCAGGTGTtgggcggccgccgtcacaagacgcgagatttcatctggaaggaggagggagaaagaggtcaaagcacagggtagggcagtgtgagcagaaccagcggttgTCGTTTGACTTaggcaaacgaggatcggatgtcgtcgaccttcttttcaaaatggttgacgaagtcatcagcagagagggaggagggggagaggggaggaggattcaggaggaggagaaggtggcaaagagcttcctaggttagaggcagatgctggaatttagaggtagaaattggctttagcagcagagacagaagaggagaatgtagagaggaggggtaaggatgccaggtccgcagggaggcgagttttcctccatttccgctcggctgcccggagccctgtttgtgagctcgcaatgagtcgtcgagccacggagcaggagggagggaccgagccggcctggaggataggacatagagagtcaaggatgcagaaagggaggagaggagggttgaggaggcagaatcaggaagataggttggagaaggtttgagcaggaggaagaggattaggatgaaggagagagtagcgggggagagagagcgaaggttgggacggcgcgataccatataggggcagtgtggaagtgttggatgagagcgagagggaaaaggatacaaggtagtggtcggagacttggaggggagttgcaatgagattagtggaagaaacagcatctagtaagatgaggtcaagcgtattgcctgcctatgtgagtaggggggaagtgagagggtgaggtcaaagagggagaggagtggaaagaaggaggcagagaggaatgagtcaaaggtagacgtggggagttaaagtcacccagaactgtgaagGGTGAGCCATCcttcaggaaaggaacttatcagggcgtcaactcattgatgaactctccaagggaacctggagggcgataaatgataaggatgttaaggcttgaaagggctggtaatctgtgacagcatggaattcaaaggaggcgatagacagatgggtcaggggtgaaagagagaatgtccactggGAGAGATGAaggatccagtgccaccaccccgctgaccagaagctctcggggtgtgcggagaacacgtgggcagacgaggagagagcagtaggagtaggcagtgttatcagtggtaaccattttccgtcagtgccaagaagtcgagggactggagggaagcataggctgagatgaactctgccttgttgggccgcagatcggcagttccagaggctgcctgagacctggaactccacgtgggtcgtgcgcactgggaccaccaggttaggtAGCAGCGCCACGCGGTAGTGCAGCGATTGtactggtctgtgcagagagcgagagaagacagCGGATAGACAGAACATAGTTGACAGGATGATGATTAATTAGCTATTCTTAATTGTGATCGACTTCCTAAGTTCCCAGCCTTGATATTGGGACACTATAACCTGGTCTGTTGATGTCATGTCAGCAAAGTTCACTGACTCACCATATCTGATGGCGGATAAaatggcgccgaccgagatggccgcctcgcttcgggttccttggaaaatatgcagtattttgttttttatgtgttatttctacatcggtaccccaggtaatcttagtttcattacatacagtcgggagaactactgaatatacgattacgTCAACTCACCACTTtataaccaggaatatgactttcccgaaacggatccagtgttttgccttcaccaatacaatggatctgatcccagcgggGACCCTATGCGatgccgtaaaaggggcaaacgtagcggtctcttgGTCAGGCtcggagacggcacatcgcgctccactcccctagcatactactcgccaatgtccagtctcttgacaataaggttgatgaaatccgagcacgggtaacattccagagagacatcagggattgcaacgtgctctgcttcacggaaacatggctaactcaagagacgctaacggagtcggtgcagccgctggtttcttcacgcatcgcgccgacagaaacaaacatctttctggtaagaagaggggcggggggtatgccttatgattaacgagacgtggtgtgatcatcataacaacacacaggaactcaagtcattctgttcacctatctagaactcctcacaatcaaatgtcgaccgcattatcacCAAGGGAATTTCTcctcgatcataatcacagccgtatatattccccccaagcagacacatcgatggccctgaacgaactttatctgactctttgtaaactggaaaccacacacctgaggctgcattcatcgtagctgggattttaacaaggctaatctaaaacaaaactccctaaattctatcagcatatcgatgtgtgctaccagggctggtaaaccctgatcattgttatactaacttccgcgacgcatataaggcctcccccgccctcctttcggaaaagctgaccacgactccatttgttgattcagctacaaacagaactaaaacaaacaagctccgcgctcaggtctgttcaacgctgtcgacccaatctgattccacgcttctgTTAACTAATCTCCCTTCCCCTCAATGCAACAGCAGACAAactattgtaacgaccctgggtttataagcgcggaaatcgactctgccgctcgagcatgcttttgcggcacWGTCGATAgtgcgccggacttcgggctagaaggtcgagggttcgacacctgctccctgctgtttcattacactatgtAATCGAAGGCACATGACTGTCTGTGAGACCAAGACTGCTTTATTCCACTGAGCAAAAGCCTAGGCATTTGATctgggagctaacacaagtcttcaggtcaCAGTTATGAGGTATCATTTCCAGCAATTCTAGGCTATTCCTCCCTCTTGCCTGGCTCTCCTCCTTGCAAATGCACACAGACTACTTCCTCATGGGAAAACACAGTGTGTAATAAAACACTTCTTGGTGGGCATGTAGGGGCACTTTGAAGTATGTCCTTAGAATCTTTGTAAAGTTGCTAACTACTGTTTGTCCTAGAAAGCTGTGCAAAGCACTGGTTTCACCAGCTGTAGTTCAGTCTTGTCTATAATAACGAGGCGTCCAAACCCCTGAGTCAAACACAAAATCTTTATTAAAAAAACGGAACACACAAAACATGTTAGGCACGTTGCCACAGACAGTGTTTGAAGTCCATGAGTGCTGCCTGCAGTCTTAAGTGTTTATCATACTTGTtgccacacatacatatatatcatTTCGAAAAGAAAAACAATAGATATTGCAGATATTGAAACATATTAGCCTAAACAAAAATAACGAGTACAATTAAGCTCTTCTGTCACATAGATATTGACATGCACGGCATTTATTCCCATAACATGCTCTGAACATTTCCCCAAACTATATTGCATCCACAAAAATGCAAAGGGATTTACACATCATAAGTCACAAACTTATACGTTTAAACAAGGCAAACATTGTTCAAAGTATTATTTAAAACTCTTGTTAATTGGCCttactgtaaaaataaaaatgctaaTTGTTATGCAttgtaaacatttcaataatTTCCAGCCAAATTCACTCAACTGAATGCAAGATCTCAGAGCTGCCAAGTGGATGCTGTAGGTAGGCAATGTCACATACTCTATAAATAACACCTGTTGCGACTGTTAGACAACGTCATCGCGATGAATGAATAGTCATCTTTGAAATCCCCCGTCAGAGCAAGGCATCGACAATTATCAATTGCAAAGGCATTTTAACGCAACACCATATTGCAAATGCCCAAATAATGTTGCCACAAGTAAACCATAGGCCAACCCAAAATGAACTGACAACATTGTAAATTATTTACATTTCACCCGACATGCAAACCCCCACTAGGCCTATTGTATTTTTAGAATAAATAAAACTGGTATCATCTGTCTGCATGTTTTATCTCTCCTTTAATATAAATATGCAATGAAATACGACATGATTTCGMCAATATTATTTTCCTCAGACTACTTTTATAACTCGGCTTAAACTAATTTACCCAAGTTTAACCTTCATGTATTCATTTTTCAATCGGCTCAATCTGGTCCCGTGACTTCGAATTATGAGAGAGAGAAGYTCGTGTTTATCCTTCAACCCCACCGATATGTACAGTGTGTCCTTTAGCACGTCTCTTGTGTGGACAACCATGTTCAGAAAGTCGTCGTTTATGCGGTGCTCCTCCTTCAACTCGTTCTCCTGACTCTGTTTGAAYTTCACCTCCAGTTCTAACAGAGACTTTTCAGAGTTTGTAAAAGCCTCGCCAATCTGAGTCGTCTCCCTTCTCAAATATTTTCCATAGCTGTCCTCTCCGTCCAAATCAAAAGAAATGCTTTTCCCGATCCCCTCTAGCACCCTGGCCGAGTCTTCGATGTGTCTCTTGATGATCGTGAAATCATCTCGGATTACCGAATCGTGGTCCTCGTCAAGACCGCATTTTCGGTCGTCTGTCATTTTAAAAAGCATTTGACATTTTTCCGGATCATCGTTATTCTCATAGTCGCCGTCTGGCACAAAGTAGTGATGGAACGTGCCGTTAGACATCTCTGGATACAGAGGTCCGTTAAAAAACGCACCGCAGATCGGCAATGAAAACATCCCAATAGCGAGTAAGTGTAGAAAAGCCATCCTACCCACTTATTGACAATGCGTGAGCAATAGAAGATGCTTTCCTTTAGAGcgcaaaaaaatattatttaattcGCTCACCAATCAAACATTTCCAAACTTGCAATGCATGTGGTATCCATGAGCTAAAATACCGAAAGTAACTAGGTGTCCAGGCAGGCTTTGTGATATTTTTAAATCTTCTTTCAGGTCGCTCCTCGTTTAGCCTATGCAAGTGTTGCCAACTATTTTTCAAGGAAAGTAGCAGTTGGTTCAGCCACAGACAGTCACGTGAAAGtttgaaatactttttttttagcTTTACACATAGAAACCCCAAAGATTTCACGCAGGAGTAGCCTATCAAACAGAGAAATTTGAAAGTGCCTGACCGTAGCTGGTCTCCAGTCTGTCAGGTATCAGGACTTGAAAGTGCCTGACCGTAGCTTTGTGACTCAATTTCAAGTTCAACATCTGGATTGCTCAAGCACCGCGTTTGGTTTTGACTAATGATAGCCTACCCTCTCTCAACTCTCAAATTACATCCATGCTCCGTCACTTAAAAGGAAGCGCAGTTTCAATTGACTTCAGGCCCGGTCCTGGCYGATATGCagcctagacaagacaaaaaaaatgctcCCCTCCTATCCCCACAAAGTAGAATACAGTCTCGGCCCACAATGCACTTTAATGAATGCCTATCCATCTGGTAGCCTACTTTTGTAAAACAGGCACGTTACATTAGCTTTATAGTCCTTATACCTGACAGACTGGAGActaattatatactgaacaaaaattaaatgcaacatgcaacaatttcaaagattttactgagttacagtgcatagaaggaaatcagtcatttgaaataaattcattaggccctaatctatggatttcattcattaggccctaatctatggatttcacaactgggcaggggtgctgccatgggtgggcataagcccacccaatcagaatcagtttttccctacaaaagggatttattacagacataaatactcctcagcaccccccccccctctccctcagacgatcccgctggtgaagaagccggatggggagatcctgggctggcgtggttacacgtggtctgcggttgtgaggccggttggatatactgccaaatcctctaaaatgatattggaggtggcttatggttgagaaactaacattaaattctctggcaacagctctgttggacattcttgcagtcagcatgccaattgcacgctccctcagaaCTTGAGACATTGGTAACAAACTGCACAACTCAAGGTGTCCCAAAAACAATGCACTCACCCTCCCTaactttaaaaatattttcacatgaccctccccttgtactgtgAAATACATTGAACACCCAccccctcatagaattaactgaaaataatgtttacaaccacaaataacaataactttaGTGACCGTGTTAATAAACATGGATAGACTTTGCCACTCCACCATGCTTTTGTGGCAGTCGATGCCACACATTACTacaggccagaaggttgagggttcacaGACTtatgttccccagcaagaaaaccaagcATGTTCCTCAAAAAGGGGGAACCAAGAatgagtcactgacaacaaccagaacgaaacaggtggggttttagaaGGGGTTCTAAAAGACACTCATGGGTGTATCCACTGAAAGTtgcatagcaacaacaactgggacctaaaagacacacACCATATGAGtgcccactaaatttgcccactaagaggcaaaaaaaaagaaaaaacacatcaaacttaaagacaggaagcaaaccaaaaaggtagAGCAAAACAATATCATTGTTTGTCTAGAATTCAAAATAGGGAGAACCAACTAAAGGTGATAACCCTccgcatctatcaagacaactggagcactgggccagacactcttaaatagatcctggaccagctcaggtgaaacaccttcccactaacgagatggacaagccagcacaggtgtaacacatactgactaacgagatgacaCCAATCGGCGCGCCCTACCTGCTAACAAGTTATATGTACGAatgtccaacctcaaaacataaatggagcMGGCTagagacaatgatcagctagggggcgatcagattttcaacattttgatgccatatttatagTTATATAAAATACCGTATATGCAATGACtattccaccaacaggtttctgtgccaatgcaccacacaaccaataaacaaagcatatcAACTTCGGACACTTAACATCATGGTTtgtgttttcaacaccacaataaatagactatgtcaatttcgacaaacagaaaatacatccctccctaccttgttgGCTTACCCAGTATCAAAGGCTTGTTTTGACCATCTCTAAATGTCattaaactttttggtgttttgtaacagatgtctctttccactcATCAATTGTCcactgcacagtttggattgattgattgatttattggtttaatatttcagaaaaaaaaatacaccttTCCTTTTTTGAAGTGACTtggattgcacaataaagtcagggacttatttccattgtggtccctatttttttacataaatacatatacaattacactgaacaaatatatcaacgcaacatgtaaagtgttagtcccatgtttcatgagctgaaataaaagatcacagataTTTCTCGCAAATGATGTGCACAAAtctgtttaaatccctgttagtgaacatttctcctttgccaagataatccatccacctgactggtgtgggatattaagaagctgattaaacagcatgatcattacacagatgaaccttgtgctgggggccaaaacgccactctaaaatgtgcagttttgtcacacaacacaatggcacagatgtctcaagttttgagggagagtgaatttggcatgctgactgcaggtcagagctgttgccagagaattgaatgttaatttctctaccataagccgcttccaacattgttttagagaatttggctgtacgtctAACagacctcacaactgcagaccatgtgtaaccacaccagcccaggacctccacatccggcttctttacatTCGGAATAGTCTGagacccggacagctgatgatactgaggagtatttctgtctgtaataaagcccttttgtggggaaaaactcattctgattggctgggcctggcaccccagtgggtgggcctatgccctctcagacccacccatggctgcacccctgcacagccatgtgaaattgatagattagggcctaatgaatttatttcaatttactgattttctcatatgaactgtaactcagtaaaatccttgaaattgtttcatgttgcgtttatattttcgtaTATAAAAATATCAATATCATGCAGtggatcaccatgtgcaatgctaagcgtcggctggagtggtgtatagctcgaatgcatagcgccaactgtaaagtttgatggaggaggaatagtggtttggggttgtttttcatggttcgggccaggccccttagttccagtgacaggaaatcttaacgctacagcatacaattacattctagatgattctgtgcttccaacttt
It includes:
- the LOC111969206 gene encoding fin bud initiation factor-like, coding for MAFLHLLAIGMFSLPICGAFFNGPLYPEMSNGTFHHYFVPDGDYENNDDPEKCQMLFKMTDDRKCGLDEDHDSVIRDDFTIIKRHIEDSARVLEGIGKSISFDLDGEDSYGKYLRRETTQIGEAFTNSEKSLLELEVKFKQSQENELKEEHRINDDFLNMVVHTRDVLKDTLYISVGLKDKHELLSLIIRSHGTRLSRLKNEYMKVKLG